One Glycine max cultivar Williams 82 chromosome 4, Glycine_max_v4.0, whole genome shotgun sequence DNA segment encodes these proteins:
- the LOC100776732 gene encoding agamous-like MADS-box protein AGL15 produces the protein MGRGKIEIKRIDNASSRQVTFSKRRTGLFKKAQELSILCEAEVAVIVFSNTGKLFELSSSGMKRTLSRYNKCLGSTDAAVAEIKTENEFHLWVKARKGRNGLSLWYKKSKTGNIQANELQLNNLPILYDTYNTPCLNPIACTSLYFSIVLYDVLRILKQYVTHGMVLSHGKEDSKMVEILREEIAELETKQLYLVGKDLTGLGLKELQNLEQQLNEGLLSVKARKEELLMEQLEQSRVQEQRVMLENETLCRQIEELRCLFPQSERMVPFQYQHTEGKNTFVDTGARYLNLANNCGNEKGSSDTSFHLGLPAGVQEEGPQERKLCK, from the exons ATGGGTCGAGGGAAGATCGAGATCAAAAGAATCGACAATGCCAGCAGCAGGCAAGTCACGTTCTCGAAGCGGAGGACCGGGTTGTTCAAGAAGGCTCAGGAACTTTCCATTCTCTGTGAAGCCGAGGTTGCCGTCATAGTTTTCTCCAACACCGGCAAGCTCTTCGAGCTTTCCAGTTCTGG TATGAAGCGAACACTTTCAAGATACAACAAATGCCTTGGTTCTACAGATGCTGCTGTAGCAGAAATTAAGACAG aaaatgaatttcACTTATGGGTGAAGgctagaaaaggaagaaatggtttGAGCCTATGGTACAAAAAGAGCAAGACGGGAAATATTCAAGCTAATGAGCTACAGCTTAACAATCTGCCTAT ACTATATGATACATACAATACACCATGCTTGAATCCTATTGCTTGCACCTCCCTCTATTTCTCCATTGTTTTGTATGATGTACTCAGGATACTCAAGCAATATGTGACTCATGGTATGGTATTGTCTCATGGTAAGGAAGATTCTAAGATGGTGGAGATTCTAAGAGAGGAAATTGCAGAGCTAGAAACAAAGCAATTGTAT CTGGTGGGTAAGGATCTGACAGGATTGGGTTTAAAGGAATTGCAGAATTTAGAGCAGCAACTTAATGAGGGGTTATTGTCTGTCAAGGCGAGAAAG GAGGAATTACTCATGGAGCAACTAGAGCAATCTAGAGTTCAG GAACAACGGGTTATGTTGGAGAATGAAACTTTGTGCAGACAG ATTGAGGAGCTTCGGTGTTTGTTTCCACAATCAGAACGAATGGTCCCATTCCAATACCAACATACTGAAGGAAAGAATACTTTTGTAGATACTGGTGCCAGATATCTCAACTTGGCCAATAACTGTGGAAATGAGAAAGGGAGTTCAGACACATCATTTCATTTGGG GTTGCCTGCTGGTGTTCAAGAGGAAGGCCCCCAAGAAAGAAAACTTTGCAAATGA